The genomic DNA CCTCCGGCTCGTGGGCCCTGACGCTGTGGCCGCGCGCCCTCAGCTCGCGCAGGACGCCGCGCAGGAAATGCGCGTTGCCGTGGTTCCAGCACGAGGCCAGGGAGTGGGTGAAGTAGGCGATCCTCATGCGGCGGCTCCGCCGAGCCGGGCCGGCGCCCCGTCGAGGAGGCAGCGCAGCACCCCGAGCACACCCTCGGTCATCGCCTCGACCCCGTAGCGGGCGGCGCGATCGGCCGCGGCCGCCCCGGCGGCGGCGCGCCGGGCTGGATCGTCCAGGAGGTCCCGCACGGCCTGCGCGGCGGCCCCGTCGTCGTCCGCGCCCACGAAGGCGGCAACGCCGTCCCACAGCTCGCGGAAGCCCGGCATGTCGGACAACACGAGGGCGCAGCCCGAAGCGGCCGCTTCCAGCACGGCGAGGCCGAACGGCTCGTAGCGGGCGAGGGACACGAAGACCGGGCGGCCGGCGAGCTCCGCGGCGATGCCCGCATCGTCGAGCCGCCCGAGGCGCTGCAGGTGGCGCGTCTCGACCCGCGCGCCGTTCGGCCCGTCGACGGAGCCGGCGGCGCGCAGCGGCACCGGCAGGCGGGCGGCGAGGCGGTCCAGGGCGGCGGCATTCTTCGCCCGGTCCCAGAGGCGCCCGGCCGTGAAGACGAAGGGCGCGGCGGCCCGGGGCTGCGCGCCGCTCGGCGCGCGCCCGTTGCGGACCACGACGGGCGGTTGCGGGAGGCCGCAGACCCGGGCGGTCGCCAGCGCGTGCGCCCGGGTGGGGGCGAGGAGGGCGTCGGCGGCGCGGCAGCCCCGCGCGGTGAGGTCGTGGCGCCACGCGAGGTCGGCCGGGAGCGGCCCGGTCTCGACCGCGTCCCACCACGTCGCCACGCAGGAATGGCACACGGCCGCCACCGGCACGGGGAAGTCGGCGAGCGCCATGGCGGGGCTGTGCAGGTGGACGAGATCGGCGCGCAGGGTCCGGGCGAGCCCGGCCAGCGCCCGCGCGGCGCCCAGCACGGCGTCGGGCGTCGCGGCGGTCCAGTCCAGGGGCAGCCCGGTGGCGCGGATGCGCGCGCCCGTGGCGGCCTCGGCCGCCGCGATCCGCGCCTCGGAGGGGGCCGGGCCCAGGACCGCGACGGTCACGGCGAGGCCCCGCCGGACCAGGCCGGCCGCGAGGTCGAGGCTGTACTGCCAGACGCCGCCCACCGCGTCCGCGCTCATCAGGACGTGCGGCGCCGCTGCCGGGGAGGGGCTCAGCGGCACCCGCATGCGGCCTCCAGCTCGGACAGCGGCAGGGGACGCTCGTCCTGGATCTCGCTGAACTGCGTGAACTGGCCGAGATAGTGCGCGTGCGCCCGCTCCCAGGCCCGGTCGTCCGGCTCGCCCCAGAGGCGCCGGTAATCGGGGGAGCTCGGATACGGGTAGAGCGGGACGGGATCGTTCGCCCAGACCCCCTGGCCGCGCAGGCGGTCGCGCCACGTCGCCACGAGATCGGGATCGTCGCCCGCCACGGCGATGAGGTTCGCCTGCACGAACGGCACCGTGCGGCGGGCGTGGATCAGGCGCTCGGCGAGATCGTCGGTCGAGGCGCGGCAGCGCTTGTCGAGGGCGGCGCGGCCTTCCTCCGTCAGGCTCTCGATCCCGGCCTCGATGGAGACGCAGCCCGCCGCCCCGAGGAGGTCGAGCAGGTCGGGCTTCCACAGGTCGATCCGGGTCTGGATCCCGAAGCGGATGTTCCGCGTGACCAGCGCCTCCAGAAGCGGCTTCTGCGGCAGGAAGATCTCGTCGACGAAGTAGACGTAGGTGACGCCCTGCGCGATCAGCCCGTCGATCTCGTCGAGGACGATCCCGAGATCCCGGCGCCGGTAGGCGTCGCGGAAGTCGATCTTGGCGCAGAACGAGCAGGTATAGGGACAGCCGCGCGAGGCCTCGACCTCGGCGCCAGGGCCGTCCGGCGCGGCGTCGAACCGGTGGTGGTGGTGCCGGTGCCGGGCGATCCAGTGATCCGGCCAGCGCAGGGCCGGCAGGTCGGTGAAGCGGCCGGCCTGGGGCGGGCCGGTCACCGCGACCGCCTCACCGTCGCGGACCGCGAGGCCGGGCACGGCCCGCAGGGTTTCCGGGCGCAGGTCGGGCAGGCCGGCGAGCCGGGCGACGACCTCCTCGCACTCGCCGCGCACGACGATGTCGCAGCCGAGCTTGTCGAGCGCCGGACGCGGCGTCGCGGAGCCGTGGGGGCCGACCGCGACAGTGGTGCCGCCCCGGCCCGCCAGGGTGTCGAGGAACAGGCGGGGCACCCGCAGCTCCGGCGGGGCGCAGCGCCAGAACAGGTAGGTGGGGGCGGTCGCCACCACGGTCATGGCGGGGGCGAAGGCCGCGACGCGGTCGGCGGCGGCCTCGGCGGTCAGGCCCTCGAGATGCGCGTCCACGAGCAGCGTCTCGTGGCCGGAGGCCGCCAGCAGCGCGGCGGAGTAGCCGAGTTCGAGCGGCAGGTGCGGCTCGCGGCAGCCGAAATAGATGCTGTTGCGGTAGTCCCAGGGCGGGTTGACCAGCGCGACTCTCATGCGGCCGCCCCCGCGATCGGTGCCGCGCCATCCGACGACGCGCGCGCGGCGGCGAGCCAGCCGGCGAGGTCGGCGACGCCGTCGCGCCAGCCCGTGAAGGGGGCGAGGCCGAGTCGCGCGACGGCCCGGCGCGTGTCCGAGACGTAGTAGCGCTGATCGCCCGGGCGCCACGCCTGGAAGCTGCGCGATACCGGGCGCCCCAGCAGGGTGCCGACATGGTCGAGGAGCTGCAGCAGGCTCACGGCGTTGCCGGGGCCGCCGCCGACGTTGAAGGCGTGGCCCGCCGCGTCGTCGATGCGGGCGAGCGCCGCCCGGTAGACCGCCACCACGTCGCGCACGTGCAGGATGTCGCGCACCTGCCGTCCGTCGCCGTAGAGCGTGACCGCCTCGCCGGCGAGCGCCCGGATCAGGAAGTGGGCGACCCAGCCCTGGTCCTCGTTGCCCATCTGGCGCGGACCGTAGATGCAGCTCATCCGCATCACCGCCGCCGGGACGCCGAAGCTGCGGGCGTAGTCGAGGACGTACTGGTCCGCCGCTCCCTTGGAGCAGCCGTAGGGCGTGTGGAAGTCGAGGGGCCGGGTCTCGCCGATGCCGCGCCGGCGCAGGTCCGGATCGGCCGGCAGATAGGCGTCGCCGACCGCCTCCAGGGCGATGTCGGGCAGGTCGCCGTAGACCTTGTTGGTCGAGGCGTAGAGGAGCGGCACCGGCCGCGCCTGCGCCCGCAGGGCCTCCAGCAGGTTCACGGTGCCGAGGAGGTTGATCTCCATGTCGGCCCGCGGCGCGACGAGGCTCGTCGTCACCGCCACCTGGGCGGCGAAGTGGAACACCGCGCCGGCCTCCGCCACCGCGCGGCCGAGCTCCTGGATGTCGCGGATGTCGGCGACGATCGGGATGATCCGGGCGCCGTGGCGCTGCCGCAGCCACGCGAGGTTGGCCTCGACGCCGGGGCGCGAGAGGATGTCGTAGACGATCACCGCGTGGCCGTCGGCCGCGAGGCTGTCGGACAGGTTGGCACCGATGAACCCGGCGCCCCCGGTGACGAGGATCGGCCGGCCGCTCACGCGACGAGACCGCGCGCTTCGAGTTCGCGCCGCGCCTCGGCGACGCGGTCGACGGCCTGCTGCTCGGCCACCCAGGCGGCGAGTTCGGCGAGCCCCTCGGCGAAGTCGCGGCGCGGCGCGTAGCCGAGCTCCCGCTGGATCTTGCCGATATCGGCGATGCAGTGGCGGATGTCGCCGAGCCGCGCCTGACCGGTCACCTCCGGCCCGATCTCCTCGCGGCCCATCGCGCGGGCGAGCAGGCGGGCGACCTCGCTGACCGTGCGGTCCTGGCCGCTGCCGACGTTGTAGACCTGACCGGCGGCGGCCGGGTGCTCCAGGGCCAGCGCGAAGGCCTGCGCGACGTCCTCGACGTGGACGAAGTCGCGCCGCTGCGCGCCGTCCTCGAAGATCATCGGCGGCTGGCCGTTGTGGAGCCGCGCCGCGAAGATCGCCAGCACGCCGGTATAGGGGTTCGAGAGCGCCTGGCCCGGCCCGTAGGCGTTCCACAGGCGGAGCGCCACGCCCTCCATCCCGTAGGCGGGGGCGAGGGTGAGCGTCAGGCGCTCCTGCATGTACTTGGTCAGGGCGTAGACGGAGGCGAGGGCCGGGCGCTTCGTCTCGGGCGTCGGGATCGGCCGCATGGGCTGCCCGCGCCCGTCGAGGGGGTCCCAGGGCTCCCCGGGCCGGCGCGGGCGGCGCACCACCTCCTCGGCGGTCGACCCGTCGGAGGTGCGGTACAGCCCCTCGCCGTAGATGCTCATCGAGGAGGCGACGACCACGCGCCTCACCGGGGCGTCGATGAGCTGCTGGAACAGCACCGCCGTGCCGCAATCGTTGACCGAGACGTAGCGCTCGACCGCGTACATGCTCTGGCCGACGCCGACCTCGGCGGCGAGGTGCACGACCCGGTCGATGCCCGACAGGGCGCGCGCCACGGCCGCACCGTCGCGGACGTCGCCCGCCTGGAACTCGACGTCCGACGGCAGCGCGTCGGCGCCGCTCTCGCCGCCGTGGACCTGCTCGATCAGACTGTCGAGCACCCGCACGCGGTAGCCGCGGCGCAGCAATTCGGCGGCGAGATGGCGGCCGATGAAGCCGGCGCCACCGGTAATGAGCACAGATTCCGGCACGAGGCGTGGAAACTCCCCTGCGAGGACTTAAAGCTATGTAGATCGGGAATCCCGTCTCGATGAAATAACTCAGGTTAAGAGCCGGATTTCTGCGCCGAAAAGCGGGACTATAACGGCGGAGACGAAAAGATACGGCCGCTTACTTATCGACAACAACGGATCATCGGGCGGCAGTCGATCCGCGACCGCCGCCAGTATGCGCGGCCCCGGGGGCGACGATCAGCGCCCTATTTCGCCAGCAAACCCGCGCTGGCTGTACTGGCGGGGCCTCGCCGGCACCGTACGGGCACATGGCGCGGCGGTCCCGTCGCGGGATCCGCGGGGCCCGTTGCCACGCGCAGGCCCCGGCTTCCCGCTCCCCGGCCGCCAGGGAACCGGTCCGGCGGGGGCGGGGGAAGATCGCCGCAGGGGATCGTTGTCCTAGGCGCGGGGTCCGTCAGCCCGCGAAGGCGCGGGGCGGCAGGCCGGCGACGCCGACGTCGAGCTCGAACAGCGCGCCGGCCTCCGGCACGTGCTCGGCCCCCCGCGCCGCCGAGGTGACGAACAGCCGGTCGAGGCCGGGGCCCGCGAAGGCGCAGCTGGTGATGTTGGGGGCGGGCAGGGGGATCGCGCGCACGAGGCGCCCCTCGGGATCGAAGCGGCTGAGCCGGCCGCCGCCCCAGTGGGCGATCCACAGGCAGCCCTCTTCATCCGTGGTCATGCCGTCGGGCCAGCCCCAGGCGTCGGGGAAGCGCAGGAAGGGCCGCTTGCCCGTCAGCGCGCCGTCGGCGGCGAGGTCGAAGGCGTAGACCGTCCGGGCGGCGCTGTCGCTGTGATAGAGGATCCGGCCGTCGCGGCTGAAGGTCGGCCCGTTGGCGACGCCGTAGCTGGTGTCCATCCGCCGCCACGTCAGGTCCGGATCGAGCCGGTGCAGGGAGCCCGACACCGCGGTCTCGGCCTGGTGCATGCTCCCGGCCCAGATCCGTCCGGCGCCGTCGACCTTGGCGTCGTTCAGGCGATTGTCCGGGTCGTCGGGCTCGGGGTCGCCGATCGGCACGAGGCGACCGGCCTCCAGGTCGTAGGTCGCGAAGCCGCTCTTCAGCCCGACGATGAAGTCGCGCCGGCCGGCGCGGGGGATGATCCAGCCGAGCGGTTCGGGGAACGGGCGCGTGCCGGTCGCGCCGTCGGCGAGGTCGAGCCAGTTCAGGGCCGGCGCCTCGATATCGACCCAGAACAGCACGCCCCGCTCCGGAACCCAGACCGGGCCCTCGCCGAGCCGGTCGCGCCGGGAGCGAGCGAGGATGCGGATCCGCGGGTCCATGGCCGTGCCCTCCCCCCTCCGGCGGACGCTCAGGCGCCCGCCGGGCGCGGCGCCGCGGCGCCGGTGCGGCTGCCCCAGAGCGCGTAGAACAGGACGTAGAGCTCGCAGGCGGCGGTGATCAGGAAGGAGCGCTGCAGCCCGAACCGGTCCGCCGCCCAGCCCTGCACCACCACCAGCGACCCGCCCGCGATCGCCATGATCAGCAGTCCGGCCCCCTCCTCGGTGAGGGGGCCGAGGCCGCGGATGCCCAGGGTGAAGATCGTCGGGAACATGATCGCGTGGAACAGGCCGACCGAGATCAGCGCCCACAGGGCGAGGTGGCTGGTCGCGAAGGTCGCCACCAGCATCACCGCGCAGGCGCCGATCGCCGCGCCGGCCAGGACGGTCTCGGCCGGGCGCCGCTGCATCAGGTAGCTGCCGACGAAGCGGCCGACCATCATGCCGCCCCAGAGCAGGAACAGGTAGCGCGAGGCCTGGGCGTGGGTCAGGGCGCCGATCTCGGGCTGCGACACGAAGTTGATGAACAGGTTCGACACCCCGATCTCGGCGATCAGGTAGATGAAGATCGCCGGCACGCCGAGCACGAGGTTGCGGTGGCGCCAGAGCGACAGCCCGGCGCGCTCGGCCTTGGCGGCCCGGGCCGCGGCGCCGCCGGCACCGCCGGCACCGCCGGACCCGCCGGACCCGCCTATGGCGGGCAGGGGGAAGCGGGCGATGACCGCGGCGAGGACGACGAGGATCACCGCCACGATCAGGTAGGGCAGCTGCACCGACTGCGCGTCCGCCAGGCGCTCGGCCGGGGTCAGGCTGGCCCCGGCGGCGGCGTTGCCCGAGGCGGAGCGGCCGAGGATCAGGTAGCCGCCGAACAGCGGCGCCAGGGTCGTCCCGAGGGAGTTGAACGCCTGCACGAGGTTGAGCCGCGCCGGGGCGCTCTCGGCCGGGCCGACCACCGCCACGTAGGGGTTCGCGGCGACCTGCAGCAGGGTGATGCCGCTGGCGATCACGAACAGGGCCGTGAGCGTGATCGCGTAGGAGACTCGGTGGGCGGCCAGGATCATGCCGAGCGTGCCCAGCGCCATGATGCCCAGCCCCGCCACCAGGGCGCGCTGGTAGCCGACCCGCTCGATCAGCTTGGCCGCCGGGATCGAGGCGACGAAGTAGGCGATGAACCAGACGGACTCGATCAGCGTGGTCTGCGTGTAATCGAGGTCGAACACGCTGCGCAGGTGCGGCAGCAGCGTGTTGTTGATGACCGTGATGAAGCCCCACATGAAGAACAGGCTCGCCAGCAGCGACAGGGCCGGGCGGTAGCCGCCCCCGTCCGGGGCGCCGCGGTCCCAGCGGTCGCGATCGGTCCTGCCATCGGGCGTTGTCCTCTGCCTTCCGGGCCGCCTTGTCGGGGTCCCGTGTTGTCCCTTTTATTTGTCTGAGTATATAGCGGGTTCGCGGACGTCAACCGCGAGCCCCGCCGCGGGCCGGCGCAGGACCGGCGCGGCGGGCGGAGTCACGAGGGGGAGAACGCGATGCGTGGAGTGGGATCCCTGGCGCTGTGCGCCTGTGCGGCCCTGCCGGGCCTGACGCCAGCACCGGCCCGGGCGGCCGAGCCGACCCGGACGGTGTTCGGCACGCTGCCGGACGGCCGGACGGTCGAGGAGGTGACGCTGACGAACGGCAAGGGCCTCACGGCGCGGATCCTGTCCTGGGGGGCGCTCCTGCGGAGCCTCGACGTGCCGGACCGGTCCGGCAAGGCCGCGGACGTGGTGCTCGGCTACAACGACCTCGCCTCCTACCTGACCAGGGGCAGCTATTTCGGCGCGAGCGTCGGGCGCTACGCCAACCGCATCCGCGCCGGGCGCTTCACCCTCGACGGCCAAGCCTACACCCTGGCCACCAACGACGGCCCGAACGCCCTGCACGGCGGCGCGGCCGGCTTCGACAAGCGGCTCTGGACGATCACCGCGGTCAAGGGCGGCGCGGCCCCCTCGGTCACCCTGCGCTACGTCAGTCCGGACGGCGAGGAGGGCTATCCCGGCACGCTGACGGCGACCGCCACCTACGCGCTGGACGACACGAACACGCTCACGGTCACCTACGAGGCGACCACCGACAAGCCGACGATCGTCAACCTGACCAACCACAGCTTCTTCAACCTCGCGGGCGAGGGCTCGGGCCGCTCCATCCTCGACCAGACCCTGACGATCCCGGCGGAGCGCTTCACGCCGGTCGACGCCACCCTGATCCCGACCGGGGAGATCCTGCCGGTGGCCGGCACGCCCTTCGACTTCCGCGAGCCCGCGGTGATCGGCGCGCGGATCCGCGACGGGCGGGACGTGCAGATCGTGCGCGGGCGCGGCTACGACCACAACTGGGTCGTGACCGACGCGCCCACGGCCGAGCCGCACCCCGTGGCGCGGGTCGAGGATCCGGAGTCGGGCCGCGTCCTCGACGTGGCGAGCAACCAGCCCGGCCTCCAGTTCTACGCCGGCAACTTCCTCAACGCGACCGCGGTCGGTAAATCCGGCCTCGCCTACCGCCAGTCGGACGCCCTGGCGCTGGAGCCGGAGCTGTTCCCCGACACGCCGAACCGGCCGGCCTTCGGCTCGGCGCGGCTCGATCCCGGCAAGACCTACCGGAACGTCATCACCTACCGCTTCTCGACCAGCCCCGCCCACCGGACCCAGAAATGACCGACCGACCGACTGCACGGCCCCTGCGCTCGCGCGCGTGGTTCGACAACCCCGACAATATCGACATGACGGCGCTCTACCTGGAGCGCTACCTGAACTTCGGCCTCAGCCTGGAGGAGCTGCGCTCGGGCAAGCCGATCATCGGCATCGCCCAGACCGGCTCGGACCTGTCCCCGTGCAATCGCCACCACCTCGTCCTCGCGGAGCGGATCCGCGAGGGCATCCGCGAGGCGGGCGGGATCGTCCTCGAATTCCCCGTCCACCCGATCCAGGAGACCGGCAAGCGGCCGACCGCGGGCCTCGACCGCAACCTCGCCTATCTGGGCCTCGTGGAGCTGCTCTACGGCTACCCCCTCGACGGGGTCGTGCTGACCACGGGCTGCGACAAGACCACCCCGGCCTGCCTGATGGCGGCCGCCACCGTGAACATCCCGGCCATCGCCCTGTCGGTGGGGCCGATGCTCAACGGCTGGTTCAAGGGCCAGCGCACGGGCTCGGGCACGATCGTCTGGAAGGCCCGCGAGATGCTGGCGGCCGGCGAGATCGACCACGACGGCTTCATCAAGCTGGTGACCTCGTCGGCGCCCTCGACCGGCTTCTGCAACACGATGGGCACCGCCACCACGATGAACACGCTCGCCGAGGCGCTCGGCATGATGCTGCCCGGCTCGGCCGCGATCCCGGCGCCCTACCGCGACCGGCAGGAGGCCGCCTACCTGACCGGCAAGCGCATCGTCGCCATGGTGGCCGAGGACCTGAAGCCCTCCGACATCCTGACCCGCGACGCCTTCCTCAACGCCATCGCGGTCAATTCCGCGATCGGCGGCTCGACCAACGCGCCGATCCACCTCGCGGCGATCGCCCGGCACATGGGAGTCGAGCTCGACATCGCGGACTGGCAGACCCACGGGCTCGACGTGCCGCTCCTCGTCAACCTGCAGCCGGCGGGCGCCTATCTCGGCGAGGATTACTACCGCGCCGGCAGCTTGCCCGCGGTCGTGGCGCAGCTCATGCGCCGCGGCCTGATCCGCGAGGGCGCGCTGACGGTGAACGGGCGCACCCTCGGCGACAATTGCCGGGGCGCGGCGATCGAGGACGAGGACGTGATCCGGCCGATCGACCGGCCGCTCAAGGAGGCGGCGGGCTTCCTGGTCCTGCGCGGCAACCTGTTCGACGCCGCGGTCATGAAGACCAGCGTCATCGGCGCGGAGTTCCGCAGCCGCTACCTGTCGAACCCGGAGGATCCGGACGCCTTCGAGGGTCCCGTCGTGGTGTTCGACGGGCCGGAGGATTACCACGCCCGGATCGACGACCCGAGCCTCGGCATCACCGAGGAGACCCTCCTGGTCATGCGCGGGGCCGGGCCCGTGGGCTACCCGGGGGCCGCCGAGGTGGTGAACATGCGCCCGCCCGCGCAGCTGATCCGGGCCGGCGTGCACGCGCTGCCCTGCCTCGGCGACGGGCGCCAGTCCGGCACCTCCGGGTCGCCGTCGATCCTCAACGCCTCGCCCGAGGCGGCGGCCGGCGGCGGCCTCGCGCTCCTGCGCACCGGCGACCGGGTGCGGATCGACCTGCGCCGCGGCACCGCCGACATGCTGGTCGACGCCGACGAGATCGCGCGCCGGCGCGAGGCGCTGGAGGCGGCGGGCGGCTACGCCTATCCGGCGTCGCAGACGCCCTGGCAGGCGATGCAGCGCGCCGCGGTGGGGCAGATGCACACCGGGGCCATCCTGGAGGGCGCCGAGGCGTTCCAGCGCATCGCGCAGACGCGGGGCGTGCCGCGCGACAACCACTGAGGCCGCTGAGGCCCCTGAGGCCACTCGGCCGCTGTCCGGGCCAGCGGCACCCCGCCGCCGGCACCGTCAGGGCCGCATCGCCAGCTCCGTGTCGGCGAGGGCGAGGCGGACCAGCTCGGTCATGGTCGCGCGGGCGGCGTCCGGGTCGCCCGCCACGATCGCGTCGTAGAGGGCGCGGTGATCCGGCATCGGGTCCCGGGGCAGGCCCTGGCGGCGGTGCTTGAAGATCGTCGTCCACGTGACCGCGGCGGCGATGGAGCTCGACAGGGCCATCAGCGCCCCGTTGCGGGCCGCTTCCAGGATCGTGTTGTGGAAGGCCTGGTCGGCGGCCCGCCCGGCCTCGGTGGCGAGGCCGTGGCGACCCATCTCCTCCAGGGCGTGGCCCATCCGGGCGATGTCGAGGCCCGAGCGCCGCTCGGCCGCGAGCGCGGCCGCGGCCGGCTCGACGATCATCCGCAGCTCGAACAGGTCGCGGATGAAGGACTCGCTCGGCTCCGACTCGAAGGCCCAGGCGAGGATGTCGGGATCGAGCAGGTTCCAGCGGCTGCGCTGGCTGACGCGGGTGCCGGTGCGCGGGCGGCTCTCGACGAGCCCCTTGGCGCTCAGGATGCGGATCGCCTCGCGATAGGCGGTGCACGAGACGTTCAATTTCTCAGAGAATTCGATCTCCCCGGGCAGCACGTCCCCGGGCGCGTAGCGGCCGCCCAGGATCGCCACACCGAGATCGCGGGCGACCGAGCCGTGGATGCGGCGCGTCCCCGTGGCGAGGGGCAGCGTGATGTTCTCCGGGCCGCGCTCCTGCCTCACCTCGTCCACCTCCGGTCCGGGCCACCGGATCGGGGCAGGAACGGCGCGATCGTATCCTGAAGTTGTAGGAGCGGAAAGGGGAGCGCCCGCCGCACCGGGATCGCGGTCGCGCTTGCGGGCGGAGGCGAACTGCCCTAGCTTAATTGTATGAGTAGTGAACCGCCAGGGTCCGCCACGATCCGCGGCAGCGTCCTCATCGGCGCCGCCGACGTGGCCACGGTACAGGTCTTCCGGGCCGTCGGTCCCGCCACCGGCGCGGCCCTGGAGCCGGCCTTCTCGGCCGCCGGCCCGGCGGAGGTCGAGGCCGCCTGCGCGCTGGCGGCGGCATCGCCGCACGCCTCCGAGAGGCCCCTAGCAACACGCGCGCGCTGTCTCGAGGCTGTCGCCGACGGCATCGCCGAACTCGCCGCGCCGCTCGTCGCGCGGGCGACGGGCGAGACGGGCCTGCCGCGCGCGCGGCCCGAGGACGAGCGCGCCGGCACGGTCGAGCAGCTGCACCTGTTGGCGGATCCGGTCCGGTCGGCCCGAAGGGTCGGCCGGGTCCTGGCGAACGGCTGGCCGGCCGGCGTGGAGGTCGCCCCCGCGATGGGGCATGGCGGCCCGTTCCCGGCGACCTCGGACGGCCGCAGCAGCGCGGTCGGACCGCTGGCGATCGAGCGGTTCCTGCGGCCGGTCTGCTACCGGGACCTGCGCGACGCGCTGCCGCCGCCGCCCCTGCGCCCGGACGATCCCTGGCACCTCGCGCGCCGGATCGACGGCGCTCTCGCCCCGCAACCCGGCCGCTGACAGGCCGCCGCGCGACCCTCGACGGCCGCGCGTTCGGGACGCCCCGGAGCGGTCGTCCCCGGGAGGACCAGATGGGACAATCACTCCTACAATTCCGCGCCGCCGACGGGCAGCGGGGCCTCGCGCTGCTCGCCGACGGCCGGGCGCGGCGGGTGCTCGGCGTCGACAGCGTGCTCGCCCTGGCGCAGAGGGCCCTCGCGGCGGGGGACGATCTGGCCGCGACGGCGGAGCGGGCGGGGCTCGGCGCGCCCGTCGATCTCGACGCGGTCCGGCTCCTGCCGCCGATCGACCACGCCGACCCCGCCCACCTGCTGCTGAGCGGCACCGGCCTGACGCATCTCGGCTCCGCGGAGGGCCGCGACGCGATGCACCGCGCGGCGGCCGCCGATCCGGCCCCGACCGACTCGATGCGGATGTTCCGGATGGGCGTCGAGGGCGGCAAGCCGGCGCCGGGCGAGGCCGGCGCGCAGCCCGAATGGTTCTACAAGGGCGACGGCTCCGGCCTCGTCGCCTCCGGGGAGCCGCTGGTCTCGCCCGCCTTCGCGCGCGACGGCGGCGAGGAGCCGGAGATCGCCGGGATCTACCTGATCGACGCCGACGGAACGCCGGTGCGCCTCGGCTTCGCCCTGGCGAACGAGTTC from Methylobacterium radiotolerans JCM 2831 includes the following:
- a CDS encoding IlvD/Edd family dehydratase, which produces MTDRPTARPLRSRAWFDNPDNIDMTALYLERYLNFGLSLEELRSGKPIIGIAQTGSDLSPCNRHHLVLAERIREGIREAGGIVLEFPVHPIQETGKRPTAGLDRNLAYLGLVELLYGYPLDGVVLTTGCDKTTPACLMAAATVNIPAIALSVGPMLNGWFKGQRTGSGTIVWKAREMLAAGEIDHDGFIKLVTSSAPSTGFCNTMGTATTMNTLAEALGMMLPGSAAIPAPYRDRQEAAYLTGKRIVAMVAEDLKPSDILTRDAFLNAIAVNSAIGGSTNAPIHLAAIARHMGVELDIADWQTHGLDVPLLVNLQPAGAYLGEDYYRAGSLPAVVAQLMRRGLIREGALTVNGRTLGDNCRGAAIEDEDVIRPIDRPLKEAAGFLVLRGNLFDAAVMKTSVIGAEFRSRYLSNPEDPDAFEGPVVVFDGPEDYHARIDDPSLGITEETLLVMRGAGPVGYPGAAEVVNMRPPAQLIRAGVHALPCLGDGRQSGTSGSPSILNASPEAAAGGGLALLRTGDRVRIDLRRGTADMLVDADEIARRREALEAAGGYAYPASQTPWQAMQRAAVGQMHTGAILEGAEAFQRIAQTRGVPRDNH
- a CDS encoding FadR/GntR family transcriptional regulator gives rise to the protein MDEVRQERGPENITLPLATGTRRIHGSVARDLGVAILGGRYAPGDVLPGEIEFSEKLNVSCTAYREAIRILSAKGLVESRPRTGTRVSQRSRWNLLDPDILAWAFESEPSESFIRDLFELRMIVEPAAAALAAERRSGLDIARMGHALEEMGRHGLATEAGRAADQAFHNTILEAARNGALMALSSSIAAAVTWTTIFKHRRQGLPRDPMPDHRALYDAIVAGDPDAARATMTELVRLALADTELAMRP
- the araD1 gene encoding AraD1 family protein, with the translated sequence MGQSLLQFRAADGQRGLALLADGRARRVLGVDSVLALAQRALAAGDDLAATAERAGLGAPVDLDAVRLLPPIDHADPAHLLLSGTGLTHLGSAEGRDAMHRAAAADPAPTDSMRMFRMGVEGGKPAPGEAGAQPEWFYKGDGSGLVASGEPLVSPAFARDGGEEPEIAGIYLIDADGTPVRLGFALANEFSDHVTERGNYLWLAHSKLRPAALGPELWLGALPPDVRGTSRILRDGAVLWEKPFLSGEANMSHSIANLEQHHFKYGPFRRPGDVHVHFFGTATLSFSDGVATRPGDVFEIAAAPFTLPLRNPLAIAPAGAPSVRVL